The following coding sequences lie in one Micromonospora sp. R77 genomic window:
- a CDS encoding sigma-70 family RNA polymerase sigma factor, with translation MVSGSESTLLVAAQAGDTDAFAAVIGPLRGELHAHCYRMLGSFHDAEDAVQETLVRAWRALGRFEARGSVRPWLFRIATNRCLSMLERRGRRELPVHLDAVGAGDEVFWLQPYADERLGPEPQAMARESIELSFVAALQRLSGPQRAVLLLREVLGFSAREVAQQLDTSVAAVNSAMQRARAVLAPALPAATQQSTMRKLGDAAVGALAQRYARAWESGDVETIVALLTDDARYSMPPVATWFAGRAAIRGFLLAGPLQCRWRFLPTTANGQLAFGTYRWDQQQAAYLPGGLDVLALRDGHIGEVVSFLDADLPEFGLPAGLPG, from the coding sequence GTGGTCTCGGGTTCGGAGTCGACTCTGCTGGTGGCGGCACAAGCGGGAGACACGGACGCGTTCGCAGCTGTGATCGGTCCGTTGCGTGGGGAGTTGCACGCGCACTGCTACCGGATGCTGGGCTCGTTCCACGACGCTGAGGATGCTGTCCAGGAGACGCTGGTGCGGGCGTGGCGGGCACTCGGACGATTCGAGGCACGCGGATCGGTACGGCCGTGGTTGTTCCGGATCGCCACAAACCGGTGCCTGTCGATGCTGGAGCGGCGGGGTCGCCGGGAGCTTCCCGTCCATCTTGACGCTGTGGGAGCCGGCGACGAGGTGTTCTGGTTGCAGCCCTACGCAGACGAACGGTTGGGGCCGGAGCCGCAGGCAATGGCGCGGGAGAGTATCGAGCTGTCGTTCGTGGCTGCTCTGCAGCGGCTGTCCGGTCCGCAGCGTGCGGTGTTGCTGCTGCGCGAGGTGCTGGGTTTCAGCGCGCGTGAGGTGGCGCAACAGCTCGACACGAGCGTGGCCGCCGTCAACAGCGCGATGCAACGAGCGCGCGCGGTCCTCGCCCCGGCTCTGCCTGCCGCGACGCAGCAGTCCACGATGCGCAAGCTGGGCGACGCGGCGGTCGGAGCACTGGCCCAGCGGTACGCGCGAGCGTGGGAGTCCGGCGATGTCGAAACCATCGTAGCGCTGCTCACCGACGACGCGCGGTACTCGATGCCGCCGGTGGCGACCTGGTTCGCCGGCCGGGCAGCCATCCGCGGATTCCTGCTCGCCGGCCCGCTGCAGTGTCGCTGGCGATTCCTGCCCACGACGGCGAACGGCCAGCTCGCCTTCGGGACGTACCGCTGGGACCAGCAGCAGGCCGCGTACCTTCCCGGGGGTCTGGACGTTCTGGCCCTGCGCGATGGGCATATCGGGGAGGTCGTGTCGTTCTTGGATGCCGATCTCCCGGAGTTCGGGCTGCCGGCGGGCCTGCCCGGATGA
- a CDS encoding SgcJ/EcaC family oxidoreductase encodes MVVQQHRDDEKLITELIEQWVAAIRAGDLPGVLAGHADDIVMFDVPPPQDGVRGIDAYRDAWPPFLQWLASGAVFEIVSTEVTAGAEVAFAHVLLRCGTPDDLARRPDHRLRITLGLRKESDRWLIAHEHHSFPLAEPADRAAAELEIRALHKRWFERTAAKDLDGLMAGIADDVVSYEHIAPLEHIGRAQVRQVCRDGLEAGTGEVTWQVPNLTVVTTDDLAVAWGLNRVQAEGPDGQLIETWSRGTRVFRRTESAWSMVHQHLSYPLDPQTGAVRTDLRP; translated from the coding sequence ATGGTTGTGCAGCAACACCGAGACGACGAGAAACTCATCACCGAACTGATCGAGCAGTGGGTGGCCGCGATCCGGGCAGGTGACCTTCCGGGTGTCCTCGCCGGTCACGCCGACGACATCGTGATGTTCGACGTGCCGCCGCCCCAGGACGGTGTCCGTGGCATCGACGCGTACCGGGACGCCTGGCCGCCGTTCCTCCAATGGCTGGCCAGCGGCGCCGTGTTCGAGATCGTCTCCACCGAAGTGACCGCCGGAGCCGAGGTTGCCTTCGCCCACGTGCTGTTACGGTGCGGCACCCCAGACGATCTCGCCCGCCGTCCCGACCATCGGCTGCGGATCACGCTGGGTCTCCGCAAGGAATCCGACCGGTGGCTCATCGCCCATGAACACCACTCGTTCCCGCTGGCGGAACCGGCTGACCGGGCGGCCGCGGAGCTGGAGATCAGAGCCCTGCACAAACGATGGTTCGAACGGACGGCGGCGAAGGACCTCGACGGGTTGATGGCCGGCATCGCCGACGACGTCGTCTCATACGAGCACATCGCACCCCTGGAGCACATCGGCCGGGCGCAAGTCCGGCAGGTCTGTCGGGACGGGCTAGAGGCAGGAACCGGTGAGGTGACCTGGCAGGTACCGAACCTCACCGTCGTCACCACGGACGACCTCGCCGTCGCCTGGGGCCTCAACCGCGTGCAGGCCGAGGGTCCGGACGGGCAGCTGATCGAGACGTGGTCCCGCGGCACCCGCGTGTTCCGCCGCACCGAATCGGCATGGTCGATGGTGCACCAGCACCTCTCCTACCCCCTGGATCCGCAGACCGGGGCCGTTCGTACCGACCTGCGGCCCTGA
- a CDS encoding CGNR zinc finger domain-containing protein: protein MVSTDEDLLLLILNSTPVVDGEPRDLLADSTRARATLREFGGTGTHEEWDAVRSARPLLQGVARGELASDSLAPLLTDACRVPHLTATGLDWSLTAPPDRQCVVRAVLAWADLREVAPGRLRPCANDECRLFLIDRSRANTARWCSMAACGNRLKARRHYRRART from the coding sequence GTGGTATCGACCGACGAAGATCTCCTGCTGCTCATCCTCAACAGCACCCCAGTGGTCGACGGCGAGCCGCGCGACCTGCTCGCCGACTCCACTCGTGCCCGCGCGACCCTGCGTGAGTTCGGCGGCACCGGCACCCACGAGGAGTGGGACGCCGTCCGCTCCGCCCGCCCCCTGCTGCAGGGAGTCGCGCGCGGCGAGCTGGCGAGCGACTCCCTCGCACCGCTCCTGACGGACGCCTGCCGGGTCCCGCACCTGACCGCCACAGGGCTCGACTGGTCGTTGACCGCGCCGCCGGACCGGCAGTGCGTGGTGCGCGCGGTGCTCGCTTGGGCCGACCTACGCGAGGTCGCCCCCGGCCGGCTCCGACCCTGCGCCAACGACGAGTGCCGGCTCTTCCTGATCGACCGCAGCCGGGCCAACACCGCCCGCTGGTGCTCGATGGCTGCCTGCGGCAACCGCCTCAAGGCCCGTCGGCACTACCGCAGGGCACGCACATAA
- a CDS encoding tetratricopeptide repeat protein: MDCGAWRRRRRWEGVVLAAVQHNFRAVARASNWLIRLGRSEDARRVWLPLVEDGDPTAMWYLGRLLEAAGDQDAAERMYHAAAVAGDLSALRQLADLHLARSEPDAAMTLWQSAVDAGRPWAVVPLAELLTGNGRRQEAEALAREAAERGNRSAMLFLGEHLSDPAETERWLRTAARDSVEGARALANWLENAGRPYEAVEVWHPFVRRGDHRSLGRAIDILRRAGDLDGVDRMHRTAIEIGHLGAVSYLENDEALAHYGIEPGGATAAPWSIQSPPD; encoded by the coding sequence GTGGATTGCGGCGCATGGAGACGGCGACGACGTTGGGAAGGCGTCGTCCTTGCGGCTGTCCAGCACAACTTCAGGGCGGTCGCCCGCGCCAGCAACTGGCTGATCCGGCTCGGCCGATCCGAGGACGCCCGCCGGGTTTGGCTACCCCTGGTCGAGGACGGTGACCCCACCGCCATGTGGTATCTAGGGCGCCTGCTCGAGGCGGCAGGTGACCAGGACGCGGCCGAGCGCATGTACCACGCTGCCGCAGTCGCCGGCGACCTATCAGCGCTGCGCCAGCTTGCCGACCTCCACCTCGCCCGCAGCGAGCCCGACGCCGCGATGACTCTGTGGCAGAGCGCGGTGGATGCGGGCCGGCCGTGGGCCGTCGTACCGCTCGCGGAACTGCTGACCGGCAATGGCCGCCGTCAGGAGGCGGAGGCGCTGGCGCGGGAGGCCGCCGAACGCGGAAACCGTTCCGCGATGCTCTTTCTCGGCGAGCATCTCTCCGACCCGGCCGAGACCGAACGATGGCTCCGTACGGCGGCCCGGGACAGCGTGGAAGGCGCACGCGCGCTCGCCAACTGGCTCGAGAACGCCGGACGCCCGTACGAGGCCGTCGAGGTCTGGCATCCGTTCGTGCGGCGTGGCGATCACCGATCCCTGGGACGGGCAATCGATATCCTGCGCCGGGCCGGCGATCTAGATGGTGTGGACCGGATGCATAGGACGGCCATAGAGATCGGCCACCTTGGCGCCGTGTCGTATCTCGAGAACGACGAAGCGTTGGCCCACTACGGCATCGAGCCCGGCGGTGCAACCGCCGCGCCGTGGTCCATCCAGTCACCTCCTGACTGA
- a CDS encoding BTAD domain-containing putative transcriptional regulator produces MDFRLLGPLAVSVDGHEVPLGGVRSQLVLAGLLLNAGRTVTVAELVDLTWEEAPPSTARKQIQTVVSQLRLLLGDHAGGRLHTDSAGYRLEVDEERVDVLRFMTGVADARARLSKGDLRGAADRFREVLALWRGGPLAGLPGAMVRSHANRLDELRLTALEETAEIELRLGRARHLIPELQALCDTHPLRERITGLLMTALAAEGRRADAIALYHDTAATLRNELGVEPAEALRDVYLEVLREPQRAAPAVDAAAGPRDGTAVAPAQLPLDVRGFVGREAALAELDGLADAAVSTDAAVVVSALSGTAGVGKTTLAVHWAHRVRHRFPDGQLYVNLRGFDPAGAALTASEVLHEFLTALGVPPVRIPADLVTRSALFRTLLTGRRMLILLDDARAADQVRPLLPGAPGCLVLITSRNRLTSLVASEAAHWVPLDLLSFDEARDLLAQRVGSDRTATESDAVATIIGCCARLPLALAVAAARAATQPNLPLAVLAGELRGGDRLDALSTGDAGTDMRSVFFCSYRSLSVAAARLFRLLGLHPTAEFSAAAAASLAGLPPPQVRPLLAELVRAHLASEPASGRYVLHALLHEYSSQLPHDEPPHAATGRMLDHYLHSARAADRLLEPARDQIPAGAPGAGVTVEVPADHEQALRWFTAEHRVLLAAADHATRAGFDRFAWLIADAAATFRYRRGMWHDQVAAQRHALDTATRSGDVPAQSSAHIHLARAHLRLRDHDQVEAHLRAALTLCRQHNDPSGQAQTHHYFGALREQQGRYQEAVRHGEQAVTLCRASGLGFGLGHALNAVAWHRARLGRHHDAIAPCREAIEVTEKLGDRSGQANAWDTLGYVQQHVGEFGPAILSYRRAMDLYQDLGDRYFESVALTHLAETYRAAGQPDSARKAYLQALDGLDELGHPDADGVRAALSRLDADGAQVRIPPSTAGG; encoded by the coding sequence ATGGACTTCAGGCTGCTCGGTCCGCTCGCTGTCAGCGTCGACGGACATGAGGTGCCCCTCGGTGGTGTCCGATCGCAACTGGTCCTGGCCGGCCTCCTGCTGAACGCGGGACGGACCGTGACCGTTGCGGAGCTGGTCGACCTGACCTGGGAGGAGGCTCCGCCATCGACCGCCCGCAAGCAGATTCAGACCGTCGTCTCGCAGCTGCGCCTGCTGCTCGGCGACCATGCGGGCGGTCGTCTGCACACGGACAGCGCGGGTTACCGGCTCGAGGTCGACGAGGAGCGGGTCGATGTCCTCCGGTTCATGACCGGCGTGGCCGACGCCCGGGCCCGACTGTCCAAGGGTGATTTGCGTGGCGCAGCCGACCGCTTCCGCGAGGTGCTGGCGCTGTGGCGCGGAGGTCCACTGGCCGGCCTGCCGGGCGCCATGGTCCGGTCGCACGCCAACCGGCTCGATGAACTGCGTCTGACGGCGCTGGAGGAGACGGCCGAGATCGAGCTACGGCTGGGCCGGGCACGGCACCTGATTCCGGAGTTGCAGGCGCTGTGCGACACCCACCCCCTGCGCGAGCGGATCACCGGCCTGTTGATGACCGCACTGGCCGCCGAGGGGCGGCGGGCGGACGCCATCGCGTTGTACCACGACACCGCCGCGACCCTGCGCAATGAGCTGGGTGTCGAGCCGGCCGAAGCGCTTCGCGATGTGTACCTGGAGGTGCTCCGGGAACCGCAACGCGCAGCGCCGGCTGTCGACGCCGCAGCCGGACCGCGCGACGGGACGGCCGTCGCGCCGGCCCAGCTCCCCCTCGACGTGCGCGGCTTCGTCGGTCGTGAGGCGGCGCTCGCTGAACTCGATGGGCTCGCCGACGCGGCCGTGTCGACCGATGCCGCCGTGGTCGTCTCCGCCCTGTCCGGAACGGCCGGGGTGGGCAAGACCACGCTGGCGGTGCATTGGGCACACCGGGTCCGGCACCGGTTCCCGGACGGACAGCTTTACGTCAACCTGCGCGGCTTCGACCCGGCCGGCGCGGCGCTGACCGCCAGCGAGGTCCTGCACGAGTTCCTGACCGCGCTGGGAGTGCCACCGGTGCGGATTCCGGCCGACCTGGTCACTCGGTCAGCCCTCTTCCGTACCCTGCTCACCGGCCGGCGCATGCTGATCCTGCTGGACGATGCCCGCGCGGCCGACCAGGTCCGTCCGCTGCTTCCCGGCGCGCCCGGATGTCTGGTCCTGATCACGAGCCGGAACAGGCTCACCAGCCTCGTCGCCTCCGAGGCAGCGCACTGGGTGCCACTGGATCTGCTGAGCTTCGACGAGGCGAGGGACCTGCTCGCCCAACGCGTCGGCAGCGACCGTACCGCCACCGAATCCGACGCCGTCGCCACGATCATCGGCTGCTGCGCCCGCCTCCCGCTCGCCCTCGCTGTCGCCGCCGCGCGGGCGGCCACCCAACCCAACCTGCCGCTCGCCGTGCTCGCCGGCGAGCTCCGTGGTGGCGACCGGCTCGACGCGCTGTCCACCGGGGACGCCGGCACCGACATGCGCTCGGTGTTCTTCTGCTCCTACCGGTCGCTGAGTGTGGCCGCGGCGCGCCTATTCCGCCTTCTCGGCCTGCATCCCACCGCGGAGTTCTCCGCCGCGGCCGCCGCCAGCCTGGCCGGGCTGCCGCCGCCACAGGTCCGGCCCCTGCTGGCTGAGCTGGTCCGGGCGCATCTGGCGAGCGAGCCCGCATCGGGCCGGTACGTGCTTCACGCCCTCCTGCACGAGTACAGCAGCCAGCTGCCGCACGACGAACCACCCCACGCCGCGACCGGCCGGATGCTGGATCACTACCTGCATTCGGCGCGGGCCGCCGACCGGCTGCTGGAACCCGCACGCGATCAGATTCCGGCCGGCGCGCCGGGCGCGGGGGTCACCGTCGAGGTACCGGCGGACCATGAGCAGGCACTGCGCTGGTTCACCGCCGAGCACCGTGTCCTGCTCGCCGCAGCCGACCACGCCACCCGCGCCGGCTTCGACCGCTTCGCCTGGCTGATCGCCGATGCCGCTGCGACGTTCCGGTACCGGCGGGGGATGTGGCACGACCAGGTGGCCGCTCAACGTCACGCGCTCGACACCGCAACGCGGTCGGGCGACGTTCCCGCACAGAGTTCCGCCCACATCCACCTCGCGCGTGCCCACCTCCGGCTGCGTGACCATGACCAAGTCGAGGCTCATCTGCGAGCGGCGCTCACCCTGTGTCGGCAGCACAACGACCCGAGCGGGCAGGCCCAGACCCATCACTACTTCGGCGCGTTGCGGGAGCAACAGGGCCGATACCAGGAAGCCGTCCGGCACGGTGAGCAGGCGGTGACCCTGTGCCGGGCGAGCGGCCTCGGCTTCGGTCTCGGGCACGCGTTGAACGCGGTCGCCTGGCATCGCGCCCGGCTGGGCCGCCACCACGATGCCATCGCCCCCTGCCGGGAGGCCATCGAAGTCACCGAGAAACTCGGCGACCGGTCCGGACAGGCCAACGCGTGGGACACCCTCGGGTACGTCCAACAGCACGTCGGCGAGTTCGGTCCGGCCATCCTCAGTTACCGGCGAGCCATGGACCTGTATCAGGACCTGGGGGATCGGTACTTCGAATCCGTGGCCCTGACACACCTGGCTGAAACTTACCGGGCGGCCGGCCAGCCGGACTCGGCCCGCAAGGCATACCTGCAGGCTCTCGACGGACTCGACGAACTCGGCCATCCGGACGCGGACGGGGTCCGCGCCGCCCTCTCCCGGCTCGACGCCGACGGCGCCCAGGTGAGGATCCCGCCGTCCACGGCCGGAGGCTGA
- a CDS encoding alpha/beta fold hydrolase translates to MRVFHRYATVEGQRLFYREAGPTDAPAVVLLHGYPTSSFMFRDLIPILADRYHVIAPDHLGFGQSDHPTVDEFDYSFDSLARLTAGLLDRLGLDRYAIYVQDYGAPIGWRLVLQANSPVTAVITQNGNGYEAGFVPEFWAPVWAYADDPNRETEAAMRAALERDAIVWQYTHGVPDPSVVSPDTWTLDHALLQRPGNDEAQLRLFRDYPANRALYPRLHKRLRADRIPVLAAWGRNDQIFAPAGATAFGEDLPDAEVHLLDGGHFLLESNLDEAGDLIRDFLGRTLPAKADS, encoded by the coding sequence ATGCGTGTGTTCCATCGGTACGCCACCGTCGAGGGGCAGCGACTCTTCTACCGGGAAGCCGGACCGACCGATGCTCCCGCCGTCGTCCTACTGCACGGCTACCCCACCAGCTCGTTCATGTTCCGTGACCTCATTCCGATACTGGCCGACCGTTACCATGTGATCGCGCCCGACCATCTCGGCTTCGGCCAGTCCGACCACCCCACGGTCGACGAGTTCGACTACAGCTTCGACTCGCTCGCCCGCCTCACCGCCGGGCTGCTCGACCGACTCGGCCTGGACCGCTACGCCATTTACGTTCAGGACTACGGCGCACCGATCGGCTGGCGACTCGTGCTCCAAGCGAACTCCCCCGTCACCGCCGTCATCACCCAGAATGGCAACGGCTACGAGGCCGGCTTCGTCCCCGAGTTCTGGGCACCGGTCTGGGCGTACGCCGACGATCCGAACCGCGAGACCGAGGCCGCGATGCGTGCCGCCCTGGAGCGCGACGCGATCGTCTGGCAGTACACCCACGGCGTCCCGGACCCCAGCGTTGTCAGCCCGGACACCTGGACCCTGGACCACGCGCTGCTCCAACGTCCCGGCAACGACGAGGCGCAGCTACGCCTGTTCCGCGACTACCCGGCGAACCGCGCGCTCTACCCCCGACTCCACAAACGCCTGCGGGCGGACCGGATCCCCGTCTTGGCGGCGTGGGGCCGCAACGACCAGATCTTCGCACCGGCCGGGGCGACCGCCTTCGGCGAAGACCTGCCGGACGCCGAGGTCCACCTCCTCGACGGCGGGCACTTCCTGCTGGAGAGCAACCTGGACGAGGCCGGCGACCTCATCCGCGACTTCCTCGGCCGGACCCTGCCCGCGAAGGCAGACAGCTGA
- the abc-f gene encoding ribosomal protection-like ABC-F family protein — protein MSDVSIVCTNLSFSWPDDTPVFRDLSFTVPPGRTGLVAPNGAGKTTLLRVIARDLTPTGGGVTVEGVLGYLPQDLPLAGDLTVAQILGIDAVLAALRAIEAGDAAEEHFTAVGDDWDVEERSRVELDRLGLGDVRLERRLRTLSGGQVVSLGLAAQLLRRPDVLLLDEPTNNLDIDARHRLYAVLEGWSGCLLVVSHDRVLLDLMDRIAELDRGEVRLFGGNFTAYEEAARVAREAAQRSVRSAEQDVKREKREMQQARERADRRASNAARNLGNAGLARIVAGGLKRSAQESAGRAQQAHANRVSEAQNRLDEASRTLRDDQMLTLDLPDTTVPAGRTVVAGERMQVYHDDRAVFAGAGADLTIRGPERIALTGPNGAGKSTLLRLLQGDLDPDAGQVHRADGRVAYLSQRLDLLDLDQTVAENFAAYAPDRPQAERMNLLARFLFRGARAHLPVGVLSGGERLRATLACVLYAQPAPHLLLLDEPTNNLDLVSVSQLESALTAYRGAFVVVSHDERFLIDIGVQRWLRIDGGHLREIPALDLA, from the coding sequence ATGTCTGACGTCAGCATCGTTTGTACGAACCTGTCCTTTTCCTGGCCGGACGACACTCCTGTCTTCCGGGATCTGTCCTTCACCGTGCCCCCCGGCCGCACGGGCCTCGTCGCGCCCAACGGCGCCGGCAAGACCACCCTGCTCCGGGTGATCGCGCGCGACCTCACCCCGACCGGTGGCGGCGTGACGGTCGAGGGTGTCCTCGGCTACCTGCCGCAGGACCTGCCCCTGGCCGGTGACCTGACCGTCGCGCAGATCCTAGGGATCGATGCGGTCCTCGCGGCACTGCGTGCCATCGAGGCAGGTGACGCGGCGGAGGAGCACTTCACGGCAGTCGGGGATGACTGGGACGTGGAGGAGCGCAGCCGCGTCGAGCTTGACCGGCTGGGCCTCGGTGACGTGAGGTTGGAGCGCCGCCTGCGTACTCTCAGTGGCGGGCAGGTGGTGTCGCTCGGCCTGGCGGCGCAGCTGCTCAGGCGTCCGGACGTGCTGCTGCTGGACGAGCCGACCAACAACCTCGACATCGACGCCCGGCACCGGCTGTACGCGGTGCTGGAGGGCTGGTCCGGGTGTCTGCTGGTGGTCAGCCATGACCGGGTCCTGTTGGACCTGATGGACCGCATCGCCGAGCTCGACCGTGGCGAGGTGCGCCTGTTCGGCGGGAACTTCACCGCGTACGAGGAGGCGGCGCGCGTGGCACGCGAGGCGGCGCAGCGGAGCGTGCGCAGCGCCGAGCAGGACGTGAAGCGGGAGAAGCGGGAGATGCAGCAGGCCCGGGAGCGGGCCGATCGCCGCGCCAGCAACGCCGCGCGCAACCTCGGCAACGCCGGTCTGGCCCGGATCGTCGCTGGTGGACTCAAGCGCAGCGCCCAGGAGTCGGCCGGCCGGGCACAGCAGGCGCACGCCAACCGGGTCAGCGAGGCCCAGAACCGGCTCGACGAGGCCAGTCGGACGCTGCGCGACGACCAGATGCTGACCCTGGACCTGCCCGACACCACCGTTCCCGCCGGCCGCACCGTGGTCGCCGGCGAGCGTATGCAGGTCTACCACGACGACCGGGCCGTCTTCGCCGGCGCCGGCGCCGACCTGACCATCCGGGGACCGGAGCGGATCGCGCTGACCGGCCCCAACGGAGCCGGCAAGTCCACCCTGCTGCGCCTCTTGCAGGGCGACCTCGACCCGGACGCCGGGCAGGTGCACCGCGCCGACGGTCGCGTCGCGTACCTGTCGCAACGCCTGGACCTGCTGGATCTCGACCAGACGGTCGCGGAGAACTTCGCCGCGTACGCCCCCGACCGACCGCAGGCCGAACGGATGAACCTGCTCGCCCGGTTCCTGTTCCGCGGCGCCCGAGCCCACCTTCCCGTCGGTGTGCTCTCCGGCGGTGAACGGCTGCGCGCCACCCTCGCCTGCGTCCTCTATGCCCAACCGGCACCCCACCTGCTGTTACTCGACGAACCCACCAACAACCTCGACCTGGTCAGCGTGAGCCAACTGGAGAGCGCCCTCACCGCCTACCGGGGTGCGTTCGTGGTAGTCAGCCACGACGAACGGTTCCTCATCGACATCGGTGTGCAGCGGTGGCTCCGCATCGACGGTGGCCACCTGCGCGAAATTCCCGCACTCGACCTCGCCTGA
- a CDS encoding RNA polymerase sigma factor, with protein sequence MGPPKKRDEDWFTGLYVAEYANIVRYGLRRLADPDASAELAQEVFVVAWRRRHEVPDRSLPWLYGVARRLLANHWRSRRAAPDVLLSPVPTWNGSPSRRVPTPPSGSPISGPRWRSSELDQEILRLIGWEELTVSEAAQALGCTRATAAVRLHRARRRFAEAMSDRPVQSQRRPVLAITREEL encoded by the coding sequence GTGGGTCCACCGAAGAAGAGGGACGAGGACTGGTTCACCGGCCTCTACGTCGCCGAGTACGCGAACATAGTGAGGTATGGCCTGCGCCGACTCGCGGACCCCGACGCGTCAGCGGAACTCGCGCAGGAGGTATTCGTCGTCGCCTGGCGTCGTCGCCACGAGGTGCCGGACCGCAGTCTGCCCTGGTTGTACGGGGTGGCCCGTCGGCTCCTTGCGAACCACTGGCGGTCGCGGCGCGCCGCCCCCGATGTCCTGCTATCACCGGTGCCGACCTGGAACGGGTCGCCATCTCGTCGGGTGCCGACACCACCGTCGGGGTCGCCGATATCCGGGCCGCGCTGGCGATCCTCAGAACTCGATCAGGAAATTCTCCGGCTGATCGGCTGGGAGGAGTTGACGGTGTCCGAGGCGGCCCAGGCTCTTGGCTGCACTCGGGCGACTGCGGCGGTGCGCCTGCATCGCGCCCGCCGCCGCTTCGCCGAAGCGATGTCGGACCGGCCCGTTCAGTCCCAGCGCCGTCCCGTACTGGCGATCACGCGAGAGGAACTGTGA
- a CDS encoding CU044_5270 family protein — MFGVERTRTLLGPVDPARSAAVASPLVSAHELINRAGTTGMVAGRRRVRPTRRLVLAAGTLAVAVGAVSVLRPLDGPSPDVPGGPGNAAGSVLVPVSYQFDTDPPEAGPRLRALAGTIKDAEYDHLGGRYMYHHMKVWGDPVMTSADGRHQVAFVGETKVWQAADGTGSQTNTQLEPQYPDQESRDYWQRNLDSRPAAGAAAAPALIPLPPMELTPPSADPSRLRELLKVEYGPGAASKEVNTLYAQFVIPRAVRAEILRVLADVPGFRWRGQVTDRAGRNGLAVTFDDREHDAQSLLIFDPKTGELLAHERLTLSPMQISAYQVILDTAWTDRMG, encoded by the coding sequence ATGTTCGGAGTAGAACGCACCCGTACCCTCCTCGGCCCGGTCGACCCGGCCCGGAGCGCCGCCGTCGCTTCGCCGCTGGTCTCGGCACATGAACTGATCAACCGTGCCGGCACCACCGGGATGGTCGCCGGACGTCGTCGCGTACGCCCGACCCGCCGGCTGGTTCTGGCCGCTGGGACGCTGGCGGTCGCGGTCGGTGCCGTGTCCGTTCTCCGACCGCTCGACGGGCCCTCACCGGATGTCCCGGGCGGGCCCGGGAACGCAGCGGGATCGGTGCTCGTGCCGGTCTCGTACCAGTTCGACACTGATCCGCCGGAGGCTGGCCCGCGATTGCGCGCGCTGGCGGGCACGATCAAGGACGCGGAGTACGACCACCTCGGTGGGCGCTACATGTACCACCACATGAAGGTATGGGGCGATCCGGTAATGACCTCCGCCGACGGTCGCCACCAGGTCGCCTTCGTCGGCGAGACGAAGGTCTGGCAGGCCGCCGACGGGACCGGTAGCCAGACAAACACGCAGTTGGAGCCGCAGTACCCCGACCAGGAGTCCCGCGACTACTGGCAACGCAACCTGGACTCACGTCCCGCAGCCGGCGCCGCGGCGGCTCCGGCCCTGATCCCGCTGCCGCCCATGGAGCTCACGCCTCCGTCGGCTGACCCGTCGCGGCTACGCGAACTGCTCAAGGTCGAGTACGGGCCAGGCGCCGCGAGCAAGGAGGTCAACACTCTCTATGCGCAGTTCGTCATACCGCGTGCGGTGCGAGCAGAGATCCTGCGGGTCCTCGCCGACGTGCCCGGCTTCCGCTGGCGGGGGCAGGTGACAGATCGCGCCGGTCGGAACGGCCTCGCCGTCACTTTCGACGACCGCGAACACGACGCGCAGTCTCTCCTGATCTTCGACCCGAAGACGGGTGAGCTGCTCGCCCATGAGCGACTGACGCTGTCGCCCATGCAGATCAGCGCGTACCAGGTGATCCTCGATACCGCCTGGACTGATCGAATGGGTTGA
- a CDS encoding helix-turn-helix transcriptional regulator — translation MQDVAIVKTATPAISPLAGEPIERADAERLAGVLKAIADPARLRLLSLIQSDPQGEASVSDLTAPLGLSQPTVSHHLRILTEAGLLERDKRGVWAYYRLVPSAIAAIADLLTPPRKRATKKTR, via the coding sequence ATGCAGGACGTGGCAATTGTGAAGACCGCGACGCCCGCCATCTCGCCCCTCGCCGGGGAGCCGATCGAACGCGCCGACGCCGAACGGCTCGCCGGAGTGCTCAAGGCGATCGCCGATCCGGCGCGGCTGCGGCTGCTCAGCCTGATCCAGTCGGACCCGCAGGGGGAGGCGTCCGTCAGTGACCTCACCGCGCCGCTCGGACTGTCCCAGCCGACCGTCAGCCACCACCTGCGGATCCTCACTGAGGCCGGCCTGCTCGAACGGGACAAGCGCGGCGTCTGGGCGTACTACCGTCTGGTGCCGTCCGCCATCGCCGCGATCGCTGACCTGTTGACGCCACCCCGCAAGCGAGCGACGAAGAAGACCCGCTGA